AACACACTTGCACAACTCCGCTGCTACTtcggataaacaaactacatGCATTatttccataatgctgggttatttggGAAGCTGAACATGCTTaaggtcctgtcccaaatggcacactccagacTTATGGACTTCCTCAGCATTTTAGGAGGGAGCATTTTAGGatagactcgagcgtcacgccgAAGACCGCATTAAGGGGTGATTCACATATCACAtcttttgcgcgctcaagtttgttatttcaaATGAAGGCACGCGGTACTCGCACTCATAATGGAACCGACACGGTGCAACGCGCTAGTTTTTTTCCAGGCATGCccgcatcgagttaaaaacatttcaactttttaGAATGCCGCAAGTCCACGCGTTTTTAGGCGCAACGTGAATGGCCCCTAATTCTGGGCTCACACCAAACACAAATAGAgcatcaaattcgcgtctagtttggcgcttgaacattttgaatgcatttgcgcgtctagaGCAAAATAGACGAGTGTAAAATACAAGCATTTGAAGCGAAATTGACACGTGTCCAAGCCGAAATCCACTTCTTTTGGGAGGGGCAAGGAGTGACTACGGGCCTGCCGCCACAGCATTGGTTAACGTGCTGTGAATTgacgccaaagttcaaatttttcaactagGGCATCAGACTCGAATTCATGTCATTCGCGCGTCAATTCACCTCATTTGTGTCGCAAGACCTCCAGGCGCATGTAAAaacatctttacattgacttaacattgaaatcactcgcgccaGACGCTctattcgcgtttggtgtgaacgcagcattagggtGCTAATGAGCACACTTTGGAGTGTTAAAATGAtggatgggacaccctacgcacttgtagactaagcgagcacgcgcaattgaAGGACACAAGACCGATAATCCACATGAAGTGCAACATTTTGTACGAACCCAGTCGAAGTGCATTCGCCTCAGAAATACTTTTGTCAAACATTCAAGTGCTTTTTTGATACTTTTATCTGTTTAACATCCAACTCATAAACAGTGTttataagtcagaatgcatgaaatagctttagACCCCCAAAcccttaaatatatatttttttgtacatttaagtacccctttactttattttttacctGGATTTACATACATGCTAAACATAGACGTTACACACATTTTATATGTGGGTGGTTTTAGAACAAATTCCTAATTTTGGGCAATTGAAAATTAATACTTTCCCTAGCAAGCGCATAATCACTTTACACCCTTGGCAAGTGCAACTCTTGGGCAATTTCTCAACCCAGAACCTTGATGCAGTTTAGCTAACATTTCTTGCTATTTTAGACAGTGTACATATGTTGACTTAACTAAATTATgtgcatatacacatacataaaaaaatgctaGAATATTTTTCAACACATGATTGGGTCAAAAGGGGAAAATCCCAACCATTggaataattaaaaaatgtatttgacccaaccataacaaatatacacttgtCAACATGTTAAGTGCATCAAAACCTTTCAATTTCTTAAAATCTTGTCTTAGGACAgctttgatccacttcaaataaTGACTAGTGTATATGACCCAACCataggttgaaacaacccaacacaAGTAAAAAACAGTCCATCTTTAAAGTTAAAAGTCCACACAACAGCTTGGTATGAATCGACCATCTTTTAATTATTGACCGAGGTCTAATAGCAGGGTTGGAATTCACACATTACCATAGCACTCAGTTAATCAAACTGAACAAGAAGGTGTTTCTTTCAATCaaaacagcagtagtgctaccATAATAAGCAAGGgtaaaaagaaaatgacagaatttattTATAACCTGGCTCACATTTATTTAAGTAAACAGGAGTGCGATGTGTAAACTTGCTTGTTGATATGCTAATTTAATGTGTCCTATCCTGAGTTTCCAGAGTCAATGATGTCAAAAGATGGCATATTAAACTTTAAAGTGGtcatttggaaaaaaaacatgttttgtggCAAGTGCAACTGAATGCATCAAAACCTTAGCATTATAGTATGAATCATAAATTTTACAATCCAATTCGATGCTGCTTAAAGGCATACTTTCAGGGAAACGGTGGTCTTCAATCCCATTATGATCAGAACTAAACTGCTGTTAATCTCTCTTAGTGATGTAATGAAATAAACTGATAGATTGTATGCTCTTGTTAACAATTCCTGAAATGGGCTGCCTTTTGTTGAGGCATGTGTGTAAAAAGCAAGCAAGCTTAGGGACACCATAAAATAACCCGGTGGGCTTTTCACACTTATTTTTGGAAATGCATATTTTCAAGCAGCAGTACAAAAAGTATCCATTAACAATGCGCAAATTctgaaaataaaagtaaaacaactaAAGAAACACTGTATGAAAACATCCCTGCTACCTTGTTTCTAAATACAAAACCTCAACCAATAATTTGCTTCGGAATAGCAAGAAGTcctttcttttcatttttttttattttttaaatgtttccacCTTTTTTCTAAAATGGTAAAATTCAGTCCTTAAGGATAAATGGCATGGATGACAGTCTTCCATCATTTCATCTGCTGAAGGATCCGTTAACATGCAAGCCTCGTAGACAAGGACCCAGGGAGGAGCGACCCTCCTGGGTGAATTAAGCACCACCGGAGCAGCTTAAGCCAGGGCTGGAAAAGCCTCTGGGTCATCCACATTAGGGACAGATACTCCACTTGCCTAGAAAAATCAAACAGAGAGTCATTATAAAGGTTGAATTACAATGCATGACACTGaatgttgtttttaaagatGCATGTTCATTGTTTTATACAGTTTTCCATAATTACCTGCAATAACATAACAGTACTGTAAAGGGATTTTGCCTTGTCTGGCCTGCGTTCACGAGGTGGTCTAGGAGCACTGGCCCCGCCGCGACTTCCTCTGCCACCTCGTGGCCCTCCACGTCCACGCCCTGGGCGGCCAAGGTCACCAAAGTTAATCTCCAGCTGAGATGTGATGTCATTAGCAGGCTTGCGGAAGTGGTGATCCCCAGATTCATCGATAGCAGACGGCTGCAAAAAGACAAACATGAAAAATACTATAAAGGTATTCTAACTTTgtctttttaaaggggacatctcacaggacttttttaagatgtaaaataaatatttggtgtccctagagtaTGTATGTAAAGTTCTAGTACAAAATACCATAcggataatttattttaacatgttaaaattgccactttgtaggtgtgagcaaaaatttgccgtttttgggtgtgtccttttaaatgcaaacgaGCTGAcacagtgccgtggttggatagtgcagatccccttctgacataacaaggggagccaaatttcaaaacctaacattttttcacatgcttgcagaaaatggtttaccaaaactatgtagctgggttgatcttttttacattttctaggttgatagaagcactggggacccaattatagcacttcaACATGAAAAAAgccagattttcataatatgtcccctttaatgaccCTACTTCAAAGCAAAAATTTGTGAAAACAATAAAACGGTTTATGGACACAAACGCTGTTGTTTTACGTACATCATCAGCCTTAGATTTATGCAGAACGTATCCTTTATTCCAGTCGGCTCCTTCATTGGCCTTGCGGATGTTGAATTCCACCTTGGCTCTCTCTTTGTCCTGCTGGGCTTTCCATTCATCCAAAGTCATCTCCTTAGCACCTTCCTCTTTAACCTCCTCAGCTTCATTTTCCCTGTGAGAACATCACATCTGGGAGTTAGAGCAACAAACCCTTGTTCCAGATAGTTTATCCAGAAGGAATTCCAATTAGATGATTAGGAAAAGTCTTTCCCATCTACCACTACTGGAAACATAAACTGGAAAAAGCcaaaaatgtgtgaaaatgtCCCTAAATCAATCTAAAGCTAGGTGGTAACATATGGAAACAAATGGTAAGCAATGACTCAGCAGTGTTGTGCTATTAAAGAGCTGAAGTGTACACACTTGTTCTCCGAATCAGCAGGTGGGTGCTCCTCTCCCTCAGGGTTATCCTCGGTGACATTTGATTGGTCAAGCTCACTCAATTACAGAGAAAAACACTTTTAATTTTTAGGGGAAAAACAGGTTTGAAGTCTTGACTCGAGTATGCAATTTTGTTTCAGCAAGCATTAATGTAAGTTCTTCACTCAACTCATCCTTAACAGTGCCCCAGTTATGAGATCCGCTCCCTCCACGCTTTTCTTCTGGTTTTAGGCTGCTGAAACAAAAATTAACACTTAGCTTTGATATGTCACAGCAGAGGTCTATTAGAAGGCAATAAGTGGACGCAAATGACTCACGACCGGTCGCTGCCGCTGTGTCTGTCAAACTCGCGTTTGCCACGCGAGTCAAAGCCGTCATTCCTGCCGATACCTCTGCCCCGGCCTCCACGCCCTCCTCTGGCACCTCCACGACCTCGGAACGGCCGTTCACCACCGGCACCCCTGCTATGGGAAGATCTAATAGTTAGACATGATCTagataattaataaaaagttaATTTCTACAGACTTtttgatttaaagggacactccgctTTTTTTGAGGATGTTCTCGTTTTCCGGCTCCTctggagttgaacatttgattcttgccgttttgaaatccatttagCTTATCTCCCGGTCtagcgctagcacttttagcatagcttagcagaattcattgaatctgattagaccattagcatcgcacaaaaaaataaccaaagagtttcaatatttttcccattcAAAACTTGACTCCTCTGCAGCCACATCGTGCaccaagaccgacagaaaaccaAAAGCTGCGATTTTGTGATATTAGTGATATTATTGAtagtagtgatattacgcactgctcaaaaatagtccccttggttactttcaatgacaggggattattttcgggcagtgtgtaatatcactacgcctgctgcagctatgttacggcagcaaagtccttgattattacggcagaatgagagtatcgttcctaaccatatctgcctagaaaaaaacaacttttaatttccgtcgatgtaactacagaagagtcaagttttaaataggaaaaatattaaaactctttggggtttttttttgcgcgatgctaatggtcttatcagattcaatggattgtgctaagctatgctaaaagtgctagcgccagacacggagatcagctgaatggattccaaaacggtaaaaatcaaatgtttaactctaggtgagctggaaaatgagcatatttaaaaaaaaaaaaaagtggaatgtccctttaaatgtaaatataaaaccaTGACAACTACACTCAAtaccttttttaaataaaaacgcaGAAAAATTAAAGCATTTAAATGTCTGCATATAATACACCTGATAACACCAACATTCAACTTTGTGTATTACGACATAAAGCAGGTCAATTGACTCACTTCTCTACAGAAAATTCTCCACCCTCAGCAGGTTTGTCATCAGCAGGTTTGTCAAAGCGTCGCTCACGTGGTGGCCTCCTGTCAGGCCGCCTTTCTGCTGGGGGACGAGCCTCCCCCTGACCCCCCTGCTGTTGGGACCCTGTTTGACCCGGCTGTTCCGGCCTGCGGCCCATTTTTCTCATACCTTTAAAACAGACATAACAATAGATAAATTAAGGGTACTTTAAGccataacaataaaaaaacacaaattaattttttttaaacataaaaattagGGTGTGCGTCATTTTATAATTGCATGTAAGTGTAATGTGGTCAAAAGAGCAAAACAAGTCATGAAAAAGTTAAGAAAGGCTTAACTTTAATTATGGGCAAGACTAAAACGCCCTGAAGGGGAAACTTTGTGTAAAGATAAAGGGTACTGTTTAATTGGCTCGACGTCAATAAAATACTAGTCGTGATTTAATAAACTTAGTTTTTATACTAGCAAAGCCATTAACTCCACATTGTGGGTCTTAATAATAATGGTTTGGTCCTTAAGTGATTGACAGATCCCACCTTCCGCTTACCGAAATAGACACTTTTCGCGCACCCCAACAGCTGATCGCGCGCAAGATGTCGCGCCTGCGCGCGCACCTGTTCGTGATCCCGCTGTGCCTAGTACTTCATCCAAATAATTTTAACAGGGCGATGGAAATCCTAAAACTTTGACATTCCCTTCAACATTTGCTACACTTAAGAGGCTTACTAGATTGAACTTTAAGTATTACACCAGACATTAAAGTTAAAGCGGTGCTAATACTTCAGTAAGTAGCAATAAAAGTAGtaaagaaaattattattttttttgtcggAAACTAGAATGAGGTGATTTACTATACGTGACATGTTCGATACGGACAACCCCTCTGTTTGTTCAGACACGAGGTTGGCGCTGTTACTGCACGAGCTCTAAGCAGCGTGCTTTCTGTGTCCTCACAAACCGTGCTCCTAAAATTCCCCACGCTTTCAAAACCTGTCAGTACACAGTCTCCTGAATCTAAaagcgtgttttttaagcaggCACTAGATTCGACTTCCCCGATATTTAACAATCGCACGCTAATTAACGATCGTAACACATTGGGCCTTCATCGTGACCATCTACAACACAATTACACAGCAACAGGTTCAACAACGTGCGTCACTTGCAAACCAAGTATGTATATAAAACGCATTTTGCGCAGAAAGATCAAAGTTGTTGAGTTGTCAGGCAGTCGGCTAACAATAGTGATGTGCGTGACCTCATGTTAGCAGTGCCTTTTGCAGACTGATCGCTGAGGTAAAGTGAGGATAAATAACGAGTCTGTTTCAAGCAGCATTTACCTTCTTTCTTGAGAGGGACGGGAGCTGGCGTCTCTTCTTTCTTCTCGGTTTGTGCGatttttctgtctttctgtgACTCCTTTTTGGCCTGTTTTGTAGCCTGTGCGGCGGTCTTGGCGGCACCGGGAACGGCCGGGTCCTTCTTCTTATTTTCTGCCTGCTTTAACAGCTCAAACGGATCCTCTTCGTCATCCAATAGCTGGTCGAACCGATTGGTTACGACGCAGCCGAACGTTTCTTGCAGATGGCCGGGCATGATGGCGCCCTTTCAGCAGGATTCTCCTCCGATTCTACGGGGCTTGGGCGAGCACTTCGCTGCTAGTTGCCACAAGATGGCTGGGAAAGACTCGCGCTTCTCTTCCGGCGCGGTTGACATCCGGGACTCGGAGCGCAAAGGCGCATGGGACATGTAGTCACACAACTTGACTCAGGCAGTTTTGAGACCCACTAAAACATTTGTCAGTGTCTGTTACATTACATACTCACACATAGTTATATGACTCCATGACTGAAAAGCACAGGCTTACTCTAAACAGCTCAAAATAACTGAACTACTGGAATAACCCTATCAAGTGTAACAGGACAGTCTGTGTGACTAAAAATGTGTTGCAAGTTATTTATAAGTTGCAAAGCTAGGATTCTCTTGGGAGTTGAGTTATATATCTCGAATAATAGCCTacctaaattaataaattaaaaccaaaccctaacccTCAAAGGCATGCTCAGCCTTGAAGTTATTGAGAACAATTTTCACAGTCACCGGTCAAACAATAAACTACATTTGTTAGTCgcactttaaaatatttaaaagttaaagGTAAAGATACCTTTTTGTTACGGTACTTTGCTGACTGTTGCCACTTAAAAGCTACTCCAGAGTCCAGAGAGATCACATAATTATAtcacaaatattttatataatttgtccttcttattttaacactttaaaggaatagttcacccgaaaatgaaaattctgtcattatttttttacactcatgttgttacaaacctgtataaatttctttgttcggATTACCACAAAGaaagaatgtttgaaaccaaaccaatcatgagccccattcacttccatagtattattttttcctatatggaagtgaatggggcttatgatcGTTCGGTTAAAAACATTCCTAAAATATctacctatttcattgctaaaaacaatgttattttgtgtatttggtacaaTACAATGTGTTAGTGtggtttttggttaaaaaaacacattattttccacatactgtatatttttgtagctccagatttcactctctttctgaaacgcacagatttgaaaagctctgtgtccctgattggccagctaatctgtacgttgtgattggtctgaatacctctgacagcagccagaaatgtgacgctccttaccatgtttgaaagattcgcacacaatgcaatgctaacaggagttaaattACAGGCTGTGaatccgaagcgggaggaattatgataatgtcgatcttgtctacatcaccaatcccaggaagtaaattgttgcctacaatccgtgtgtttgttgtagttccagaaaagagatttacgttggagacgataactcgcgtcatcgtttacattggggtatgtaccttttgcatatcatgtactaatacacacacaccaaaagaaatgtaaaattgtgaccATTTGGTGTtctttaatataaataaggcctagtcctgcaTCTAAACTCTGctcgggaaaccacccctaccAGTTTATCTTATGCCTTATGAAAGTAGCCTATACTCCTTACTGTTAAtatacattttgtcatttagtatttttttattttcaataaagcatACCAAATATTTTACAATAATATAGAAATCTTATGTAATAACTTGTATCACACATCAACCCCACCATCCCACATCCACCCATTAAACATCAggactaaaaaaataaagaaaaatgaaaataggataCTAGTAATCCTTACGGTAATGGAGCAAATTGAAAGCCTTCATAGCCCACCTATGGGCCTTCTCAAGATCAGTGCTTTGTGGAATTGATTCTGGAGTATCTGAATGGTTCCACAACAAAGTTTAAGTGGGAAATTGTCTTTGATTATTAGAAAACAAGTCAATATTCTTAATCTAATTTTTACAAGGTGtcatgaaaaaaaatcattctAATATAGGCTATTCATATatgacaaaattttaatttggTAAAACATTAACAATTGCCTTTTTGAACAAATGAAATGTATATTGACAGAGGAAGTCCTATTGTGAGGACTAAAAATCACTGAAGATTGATGAAGATTCACAGAGACAATATCCTCCGTATCGCAGAAGCTATTTGGAGGTATACATGGCATGATTGATGTATTGTGTAGGCTACACACTGTCATAACCAATTTATGAAAATCAGTTGTTGCCCAAGCAGGTCAGCGTTAGAGGGCTGAAGTACAGTAGATGACTGTGATTATGTGAGGACAAGTTTGTTTGGACATTGCTGCTGTGTACAAACGCTTGTGTCACGCGCAACAGAGATGCCGAATGTTGTGACGGAGGCGATGATTGAGTCGTACGCGCTCATGCTTTTGGTGATGTCAGcgttttttgtgtacttttgcGGCATGGTGTGGGCATTCTGCAACCCCAAACTCAGTGGCATCGGAGAAGAAACAGAGTACGACTTTTCACAAGTCCCTTTGCAACAAATATTTGCAGATCCGGAAGAAGTGCGCACAACTGATCTGATTTATACGCCGTATATAGCGAGCTGCGAATGCACAGATCAGCCGCCACAGAGGTGTTACATCGCATCGTCCCATGTTGTGGATTAATTTGACAGCTCACAGTACAAATATTAACAGAGTTCCTGAaaaattttaaaactgcagtggtACAATGAGCAAATCACTCCAGCTTTAAGGTAAGATTGACATTCAGTGTTTTATACATGATATTAAAATCACTCATACAGTATTTCTAATATAGGCTACCTAAATTACCTTGacattaaagatacattgtgttattttaatgtCTTTGCGGGAAAAATGGCTTAACTTATTTATCTGTTAGATAAAAATCACAAAGTTGATTAAAGTATGAATGTTTTTTGACAGGTGAAGTGCATCTCTTTAATCTTCATCATTACGACAACCCATAAGTACCCCTGCAGTCTACTAAAGACTCCACTGGAGACAGTTAGACCTTGTCAAGTTTGTCAATTAATGcttttagttaaataaactgttaTTGCAGCTTTCATTTTTGAGTCTTTGCTTTACATTGAGATAAAATAGAGCTTATTTTACATGTCGGGTCGGTTTCCCGGAAAAGGTTTAAATTAAGCCAGGACTACACCTtcgttatattaggacatttaagtcgttttaaagacatttaacaaaccttacaaaaacaagtgtgtgtcttaagacaaaacaatgaccctgatatatgttaaaggaaaacaccactgtttttcaatattttactatgtttttacctcaacttagacaaattaacacccacctatattttttcaatacgtgcaccttcaatctttgtacagcgccccACGAATGTGCCAGCACCCAGCCCAGCCCCactcattccttaggatccaaacagggaataatttataagccaccaaacacttcttttccctatttaaagactgttacatgagtagttacacgagtaagtgtagtggcacaaaataaaactagtttggagccataggaatgaatggggctagactaaatgccaacacattcaagaagcgctgcaCAAAGATCAAATATGCATCCACCGAAAAAGAGAGGTATGTATAAATTCatccaagttgaggtaagaacatcgtaaaatattgttttcctttaagatatgtcagtgcaagatgttttttaatgaaggcagctcaaacatgaattttagtctgggactaggataagccttgGCCGGAAAAGCCACTCCATAGTGTTTTAATTGAATGACACAAACACATTTCCGTATAATGAGTAGTCTCTAAAATGTTGTCAAACAGCCTaacatcttaaaggggacatttcacaagacttttttaagatgtcaaataaatctttggtttcccCATAGTACGTATGCGAAGTTTTAGGTCAAAAAAACCCAccgataatttattatagcatgttaaaattcccactttgtaggtgtgagcaaaaatttttttttgagcgtgcatttttaatgcaaatgagttgatctctgcactaaatggcagtgccgtggtgggatagtgcagatttaggggcgctattattataataagacccccttctgacatcacaagagccaaatctgatctttttcacattttctaggttgatagaagcactgggggcccaaatatagcacttaatcatggaaaaagtcagattttcatgatatgtcccctttaaaacaaacaactgaaacatACAGTTTGCACTGTGCCAAGTGAATAAAGAGTGATAACAGCcataaaaataatttcacaGACACTATCATTCACTGGAACATGATGATAAAGCATATTTAGGGT
This genomic interval from Misgurnus anguillicaudatus chromosome 8, ASM2758022v2, whole genome shotgun sequence contains the following:
- the serbp1a gene encoding SERPINE1 mRNA-binding protein 1 isoform X2; translated protein: MPGHLQETFGCVVTNRFDQLLDDEEDPFELLKQAENKKKDPAVPGAAKTAAQATKQAKKESQKDRKIAQTEKKEETPAPVPLKKEGMRKMGRRPEQPGQTGSQQQGGQGEARPPAERRPDRRPPRERRFDKPADDKPAEGGEFSVENRGAGGERPFRGRGGARGGRGGRGRGIGRNDGFDSRGKREFDRHSGSDRSSLKPEEKRGGSGSHNWGTVKDELSELDQSNVTEDNPEGEEHPPADSENKENEAEEVKEEGAKEMTLDEWKAQQDKERAKVEFNIRKANEGADWNKGYVLHKSKADDPSAIDESGDHHFRKPANDITSQLEINFGDLGRPGRGRGGPRGGRGSRGGASAPRPPRERRPDKASGVSVPNVDDPEAFPALA
- the serbp1a gene encoding SERPINE1 mRNA-binding protein 1 isoform X3 — translated: MPGHLQETFGCVVTNRFDQLLDDEEDPFELLKQAENKKKDPAVPGAAKTAAQATKQAKKESQKDRKIAQTEKKEETPAPVPLKKEGMRKMGRRPEQPGQTGSQQQGGQGEARPPAERRPDRRPPRERRFDKPADDKPAEGGEFSVENRGAGGERPFRGRGGARGGRGGRGRGIGRNDGFDSRGKREFDRHSGSDRSLKPEEKRGGSGSHNWGTVKDELSELDQSNVTEDNPEGEEHPPADSENKENEAEEVKEEGAKEMTLDEWKAQQDKERAKVEFNIRKANEGADWNKGYVLHKSKADDPSAIDESGDHHFRKPANDITSQLEINFGDLGRPGRGRGGPRGGRGSRGGASAPRPPRERRPDKASGVSVPNVDDPEAFPALA
- the serbp1a gene encoding SERPINE1 mRNA-binding protein 1 isoform X1 — its product is MPGHLQETFGCVVTNRFDQLLDDEEDPFELLKQAENKKKDPAVPGAAKTAAQATKQAKKESQKDRKIAQTEKKEETPAPVPLKKEGMRKMGRRPEQPGQTGSQQQGGQGEARPPAERRPDRRPPRERRFDKPADDKPAEGGEFSVEKGAGGERPFRGRGGARGGRGGRGRGIGRNDGFDSRGKREFDRHSGSDRSSLKPEEKRGGSGSHNWGTVKDELSELDQSNVTEDNPEGEEHPPADSENKENEAEEVKEEGAKEMTLDEWKAQQDKERAKVEFNIRKANEGADWNKGYVLHKSKADDPSAIDESGDHHFRKPANDITSQLEINFGDLGRPGRGRGGPRGGRGSRGGASAPRPPRERRPDKASGVSVPNVDDPEAFPALA